One Citricoccus sp. K5 DNA window includes the following coding sequences:
- a CDS encoding carbon starvation CstA family protein, translating into MSDASSAATGTETDPDPAVDLPPVAVESKPRWTPLKIAIWAAIALLGGVAWVMLAIVRGETVNAIWFVFAAVCTYLIFYRFYSKYVERKITRPDDRRATPAEYKADGKDYVATDRRVLFGHHFAAIAGAGPLVGPVLAAQMGYLPGTIWIIVGVVLAGAVQDYLVLFFSTRRGGRSLGQMARDELGRVGGYAAIVATLLIMIIITAILALVVVNALGESPWGVFSVGMTIPIALFMGVYLRYLRPGRIAEVSVIGFVLLMVAIVAGGWVAETEWGAAMFTLDRTTIAWGIIIYGFIAAVLPVWLLLAPRDYLSTFMKIGVIVLLAVAIIIVQPGIEVPAVSEFASRDDGPVWGGALFPFLFVTIACGALSGFHALIASGTTPKMIEKEKQTRFIGYGGMLMESFVAIMALVAAVSIDRGIYFAMNAPEALTGGTVEGAVAWVSSLGLAGVDLTPEMLTTLAGQVGEETVVSRTGGAPTLAVGLALIIGQLIGGAGMLGFWYHFAIMFEALFILTAVDAGTRVARFMLQDSIGNVVPRFKDTSWRVGAWLCTAIMVAGWGAVLLMGVGDPRGGINTLFPLFGIANQLLAAIALAVVLTIVARRRTFGSLWIVALPLAFITVITTVGSLQKIFSPAPAVGYWAQHVQFRDALAAGETSLGAAPDVAAMEAIVRNSLIQTSLSVIFLVLAIVVIATSVIRTVQAFRSTEVIDHAEPDVPSRMFAPAGLFATPEEKAVQAQWDALPEDRRPVRSGH; encoded by the coding sequence ATGAGTGACGCCAGTTCGGCCGCCACCGGCACGGAAACCGACCCAGACCCGGCGGTGGACCTGCCGCCGGTGGCCGTGGAGTCCAAGCCCCGATGGACCCCGCTGAAGATCGCGATCTGGGCGGCCATCGCCCTGCTGGGCGGCGTCGCGTGGGTCATGCTGGCCATCGTGCGCGGCGAGACCGTGAACGCGATCTGGTTCGTGTTCGCCGCCGTGTGTACCTACCTGATCTTCTACCGCTTCTACTCGAAATACGTCGAGCGCAAGATCACGAGGCCGGATGACCGCCGTGCCACCCCGGCCGAGTACAAGGCGGATGGCAAGGACTACGTGGCCACGGACCGCCGGGTCCTGTTCGGTCACCACTTCGCGGCGATCGCCGGTGCCGGCCCGCTCGTGGGTCCCGTGCTGGCCGCCCAGATGGGCTATCTCCCCGGCACCATCTGGATCATCGTCGGCGTGGTGCTGGCCGGTGCCGTGCAGGACTACCTCGTGCTGTTCTTCTCCACCCGCCGCGGCGGCCGGTCCCTGGGCCAGATGGCCCGGGACGAGCTGGGACGGGTCGGCGGCTACGCGGCCATCGTGGCCACGCTGCTGATCATGATCATCATCACCGCGATCCTCGCGCTCGTGGTGGTCAACGCCCTGGGCGAGAGCCCGTGGGGCGTGTTCTCCGTGGGGATGACGATCCCGATCGCGCTGTTCATGGGGGTCTACCTCCGGTACCTGCGTCCGGGCCGCATCGCCGAGGTCTCCGTCATCGGCTTCGTGCTGCTCATGGTCGCCATCGTGGCCGGCGGCTGGGTGGCTGAGACGGAGTGGGGTGCCGCGATGTTCACCCTGGACCGCACCACCATCGCCTGGGGCATCATCATCTACGGCTTCATCGCCGCCGTGCTCCCCGTGTGGCTGCTCCTGGCCCCGCGCGACTACCTCTCCACGTTCATGAAGATCGGCGTCATCGTGCTCCTGGCCGTGGCGATCATCATCGTCCAGCCCGGCATCGAGGTGCCGGCCGTCAGCGAATTCGCCTCGCGGGATGACGGCCCGGTGTGGGGCGGTGCGCTGTTCCCGTTCCTGTTCGTCACCATCGCCTGTGGCGCGCTCTCCGGATTCCATGCGCTCATCGCCTCCGGCACCACCCCGAAGATGATCGAGAAGGAGAAGCAGACCCGCTTCATCGGGTACGGCGGCATGCTGATGGAGTCCTTCGTGGCCATCATGGCGCTGGTGGCGGCCGTGTCGATCGACCGGGGGATCTACTTCGCCATGAACGCGCCGGAGGCCCTGACCGGCGGCACCGTGGAGGGAGCCGTGGCCTGGGTCAGCTCGCTGGGACTGGCCGGGGTGGACCTCACGCCGGAGATGCTCACCACGCTGGCCGGTCAGGTCGGTGAGGAGACGGTGGTGTCCCGGACGGGTGGCGCCCCCACCCTGGCGGTGGGCCTCGCCCTGATCATCGGCCAGTTGATCGGCGGAGCCGGCATGCTCGGCTTCTGGTACCACTTCGCCATCATGTTCGAGGCGCTCTTCATCCTGACCGCCGTGGACGCCGGCACCCGCGTGGCCCGCTTCATGCTGCAGGATTCCATCGGCAATGTGGTGCCCCGCTTCAAGGACACCAGCTGGCGGGTCGGTGCCTGGTTGTGCACGGCCATCATGGTGGCCGGCTGGGGCGCCGTGCTGCTCATGGGCGTGGGGGACCCGCGAGGCGGGATCAACACCCTCTTCCCGCTGTTCGGCATCGCCAACCAGCTGCTGGCCGCCATCGCGCTGGCGGTGGTACTCACCATCGTGGCCCGACGCCGGACCTTCGGCTCGCTCTGGATCGTCGCCCTGCCGTTGGCGTTCATCACGGTGATCACCACCGTGGGCTCGTTGCAGAAGATCTTCTCGCCGGCGCCGGCAGTCGGGTACTGGGCTCAACACGTCCAGTTCCGGGACGCGCTGGCGGCGGGAGAGACGTCCCTGGGCGCCGCCCCGGACGTGGCCGCCATGGAGGCGATCGTGCGCAACTCCCTGATCCAGACCAGCCTGTCCGTGATCTTCCTGGTGCTGGCGATCGTGGTGATCGCCACGTCCGTCATCCGTACCGTCCAGGCCTTCCGGAGCACCGAGGTCATCGACCATGCCGAACCGGACGTGCCGTCACGGATGTTCGCCCCGGCCGGGTTGTTCGCGACCCCGGAGGAGAAGGCGGTCCAGGCCCAGTGGGATGCGCTGCCGGAGGACCGCCGGCCCGTGCGGAGTGGGCACTGA
- a CDS encoding YbdD/YjiX family protein produces the protein MRGSMQQALKRGWSSAAWYVRALLGEDRYRQYVEHQSRSHPGTAPLSERDFWRMVYREQDLNPSGRCC, from the coding sequence ATGCGCGGGTCGATGCAGCAGGCCCTGAAGCGGGGGTGGTCCTCCGCCGCCTGGTACGTCCGGGCGCTGCTGGGGGAGGACCGCTACCGGCAGTACGTGGAGCACCAGTCCCGGTCCCATCCGGGGACGGCGCCGCTGAGCGAGCGGGACTTCTGGCGGATGGTCTACCGGGAGCAGGACCTCAACCCCTCGGGACGGTGCTGCTGA
- the gltX gene encoding glutamate--tRNA ligase: MSLETRPAPADVPAVPAETPVRVRFCPSPTGTPHVGLIRTALFNWGWARHTGGKMVFRIEDTDAKRDSEESYQQLLEAMDWLGIDWDEGVEVGGPHGPYRQSQRADLYQEVIAKLRDAGYIYEAFSTADEVEARHRAAGRDPKLGYDNFDRELSEEQKQAFREEGRQPVLRLRMPDTDITFTDTVRGEITFRAGSVPDFVVVRADGNPLYTLVNPVDDALMEITHVLRGEDLLSSTPRQIALYRALYAVGVARYMPEFGHLPYVMGEGNKKLSKRDPQSNIFLHRERGFIPEGLINYLALLGWSLSADEDIFTREQFIEAFDIHQVLANPARFDEKKATAINGTHIRMLDAADFRGRLVPHLQAAGLVGESLTDRENVILDAGAPLVQERVALLGEAVDMLAFLFQPDADIRTADGALKGMPADLPAALAAARASLDGIDAGSWTVESIEAALRAALIDGLGLKPRQAFGPVRTAVSGKKVSPPLFESLEILGKDSTLARLDRFAAEQAGQAEPAE; this comes from the coding sequence ATGAGCCTTGAAACCCGACCGGCCCCCGCCGATGTTCCCGCTGTCCCCGCCGAGACGCCCGTCCGCGTCCGCTTCTGTCCCTCACCGACCGGAACCCCGCATGTCGGGCTGATCCGCACGGCCCTGTTCAACTGGGGTTGGGCGCGCCACACCGGCGGCAAGATGGTGTTCCGCATCGAGGACACCGACGCCAAGCGCGATTCCGAGGAGAGTTACCAGCAGCTGCTGGAGGCCATGGACTGGCTCGGCATCGACTGGGACGAGGGCGTGGAGGTCGGTGGACCGCACGGCCCGTACCGGCAGTCGCAGCGGGCTGACCTCTACCAGGAGGTCATCGCCAAGCTCCGGGACGCGGGCTACATCTACGAGGCCTTCTCCACGGCTGATGAGGTCGAGGCCCGGCACCGTGCCGCCGGCCGGGACCCGAAGCTGGGCTATGACAATTTCGACCGCGAGCTGTCTGAAGAGCAGAAGCAGGCCTTCCGGGAGGAGGGCCGCCAGCCGGTGCTGCGCCTGCGCATGCCGGACACGGACATCACCTTCACGGACACCGTCCGCGGTGAGATCACCTTCCGGGCGGGATCCGTCCCGGACTTCGTGGTGGTCCGGGCCGATGGGAACCCGCTGTACACGCTGGTGAACCCCGTGGACGACGCCCTGATGGAGATCACCCATGTGCTGCGCGGTGAGGACCTGCTCTCCTCCACGCCCCGCCAGATCGCCCTCTACCGGGCCCTCTACGCGGTGGGTGTGGCCCGGTACATGCCGGAGTTCGGGCACCTGCCCTACGTCATGGGCGAGGGCAACAAGAAGCTGTCCAAGCGTGATCCGCAGTCGAACATCTTCCTGCACCGTGAGCGCGGCTTCATCCCCGAGGGGCTCATCAACTATCTGGCCCTGCTGGGCTGGTCCCTCTCCGCGGACGAGGACATCTTCACCCGCGAGCAGTTCATCGAGGCCTTCGACATCCACCAGGTGCTGGCCAACCCCGCCCGCTTCGACGAGAAGAAGGCCACGGCGATCAACGGCACCCACATCCGGATGCTGGACGCCGCCGACTTCCGTGGCCGGCTGGTGCCCCACCTGCAGGCTGCGGGCCTGGTGGGAGAGTCCCTGACCGATCGGGAGAACGTGATCCTCGACGCCGGCGCCCCCCTCGTCCAGGAGCGCGTCGCCCTCCTGGGGGAGGCCGTGGACATGCTCGCCTTCCTCTTCCAGCCGGACGCGGACATCAGGACGGCGGACGGAGCCCTGAAGGGCATGCCCGCCGACCTGCCGGCGGCCCTGGCCGCGGCCCGGGCCAGCCTGGACGGGATCGACGCCGGCTCGTGGACCGTCGAGTCCATCGAGGCTGCCCTGCGAGCCGCATTGATCGACGGCCTGGGGCTCAAGCCGCGGCAGGCCTTCGGCCCTGTGCGCACCGCAGTGTCCGGCAAGAAGGTCTCACCGCCGTTGTTCGAGTCCCTGGAGATCCTGGGCAAGGACTCCACCCTGGCGCGCCTGGACCGGTTTGCGGCTGAACAGGCAGGCCAGGCAGAGCCGGCAGAGTAG
- a CDS encoding APC family permease translates to MTAPSRQPVSLRRTVTTAGLFFFILGDVLGAGVYVLAGEIAATAGGAVWVPLVLALVLALLTAGSYAELATKYPRAGGSAHYTMRAFGPFVGFLVGFCMLSAGIVSVGTLALGFAGDYLTEFVTLPTALVVVVFLGLLAALNARGISESMGANRVATIIEVSGLILVVVLGVIVVARGDGDLGRLTELGTDDHGPLPAVLAGTVLAFYSYVGFETSVNIAEETKDPARSYPRALFGALVVAGVVYALVGAAAAAVIPTAELAENSAPLLQVVTAAGFVPPVLFSVIALVAVANGALLTGIMSSRLAYGMARDGLLPAVLTRLLPQRRTPWVAIIATTGLSLVLALTGTLEILAGTMVLLLLVVFTAVNAAVLMLRRDPVERRHFRVPAFLPVAGIVSCIGLTTQVEGEVWRLGLPFLALAAMLAGLAAWRRRARREQAPEKDTDKTADKGSEESSEEGSRPAP, encoded by the coding sequence ATGACAGCGCCCTCTCGTCAGCCAGTTTCCCTGCGCCGCACGGTCACCACCGCGGGGCTCTTCTTCTTCATCCTCGGCGACGTCCTCGGTGCCGGCGTCTATGTCCTGGCCGGGGAGATCGCCGCCACGGCGGGCGGCGCCGTCTGGGTCCCCCTCGTGCTGGCCCTGGTCCTGGCACTGCTGACGGCCGGTTCCTACGCCGAACTGGCCACCAAGTATCCGCGCGCCGGAGGCTCCGCGCACTACACCATGCGCGCCTTCGGCCCCTTCGTCGGCTTCCTGGTCGGGTTCTGCATGCTCTCAGCCGGCATCGTGTCCGTGGGTACCCTGGCCCTCGGCTTCGCCGGCGACTACCTCACCGAGTTCGTCACGCTCCCCACGGCACTCGTCGTGGTGGTCTTCCTGGGTCTGCTGGCCGCGCTGAACGCGCGGGGCATCTCCGAGTCGATGGGCGCCAACCGCGTGGCGACCATCATCGAGGTCTCCGGTCTGATCCTGGTGGTCGTCCTCGGCGTCATCGTCGTGGCCCGCGGCGACGGGGACCTCGGCCGGCTGACGGAGCTGGGCACGGACGACCATGGTCCGCTGCCCGCCGTCCTGGCCGGCACCGTCCTCGCCTTCTACTCCTACGTGGGCTTCGAGACGAGCGTGAACATCGCCGAGGAGACCAAGGACCCTGCGCGGTCCTACCCCCGGGCCCTCTTCGGAGCCCTGGTCGTGGCCGGCGTCGTCTACGCCCTCGTCGGTGCCGCTGCCGCGGCCGTCATCCCCACGGCGGAGCTGGCCGAGAATTCCGCTCCCCTGCTCCAGGTGGTCACGGCCGCCGGTTTCGTTCCGCCGGTCCTCTTCAGTGTGATCGCCCTCGTGGCGGTGGCCAACGGTGCCCTGCTGACCGGCATCATGTCCTCGCGCCTGGCCTACGGCATGGCCCGGGACGGACTGCTGCCGGCCGTACTGACCCGGCTGCTGCCGCAACGGCGGACGCCGTGGGTGGCCATCATCGCCACCACCGGACTGTCCCTGGTACTCGCGCTGACCGGCACACTGGAGATTTTGGCGGGCACCATGGTGCTCCTGCTGCTCGTGGTGTTCACCGCTGTCAACGCCGCCGTGCTCATGCTGCGGAGGGACCCGGTGGAGCGGCGCCACTTCCGTGTCCCGGCGTTCCTGCCCGTGGCCGGGATCGTCTCCTGCATCGGCCTGACCACCCAGGTCGAGGGCGAGGTCTGGCGACTCGGTCTGCCCTTCCTCGCCCTCGCGGCGATGCTCGCCGGCCTGGCCGCCTGGCGCCGACGGGCCCGCCGCGAGCAAGCCCCCGAAAAGGACACTGACAAGACCGCGGACAAGGGCTCTGAAGAGAGCTCTGAAGAAGGATCCCGCCCGGCGCCCTAG